The Streptomyces sp. NBC_00440 genome contains a region encoding:
- a CDS encoding glycosyltransferase family 2 protein: MGNRPDELRALLDSVAKQDGDPVETVVVGNGAPVPDVPEGVRTVELPENLGIPGGRNVGIEAFGPAGTDVDILLFLDDDGLLPNTDTAELCRQAFAADPELGIISFRIADPDTGVTQRRHVPRLRASDPMHSSRVTTFLGGANAVRSKVIAEAGPLPGEFFYAHEETDLAWRALDAGWMIDYRSDMVLHHPTTAPSRHAVYHRMVARNRVWLARRNLPAPLVPVYLGVWMLLTLVRRPSGAALKAWFGGFKEGWTTPCGTRRPMKWRTVWRLTRLGRPPVI; the protein is encoded by the coding sequence ATGGGCAACCGCCCCGACGAGCTGCGCGCACTGCTGGATTCCGTCGCCAAGCAGGACGGCGATCCGGTCGAGACGGTCGTCGTCGGCAACGGCGCACCCGTGCCGGACGTCCCCGAAGGCGTACGGACCGTCGAGCTGCCCGAGAACCTGGGCATCCCCGGCGGCCGCAACGTCGGCATCGAGGCCTTCGGCCCGGCCGGCACCGACGTCGACATCCTGCTCTTCCTCGACGACGACGGGCTGCTGCCCAACACCGACACGGCCGAGCTGTGCCGCCAGGCCTTCGCGGCCGACCCCGAGCTGGGCATCATCAGCTTCCGGATCGCCGACCCCGACACCGGGGTCACCCAGCGCCGCCACGTCCCCCGGCTGCGCGCATCCGACCCCATGCACTCCTCGCGCGTCACGACCTTCCTCGGCGGGGCCAACGCCGTACGGTCCAAGGTCATCGCCGAGGCCGGACCGCTCCCCGGCGAGTTCTTCTACGCGCACGAGGAGACCGACCTGGCGTGGCGGGCCCTCGACGCCGGCTGGATGATCGACTACCGGTCCGACATGGTGCTGCACCACCCCACCACGGCCCCGTCCAGGCACGCGGTCTACCACCGCATGGTGGCCCGCAACCGTGTCTGGCTGGCCCGCCGGAATCTGCCCGCACCGCTGGTGCCGGTCTACCTGGGGGTGTGGATGCTGCTCACGCTGGTCCGCCGCCCCTCCGGAGCCGCGCTCAAGGCATGGTTCGGCGGGTTCAAGGAGGGCTGGACGACTCCCTGCGGAACACGCCGACCGATGAAATGGCGTACGGTCTGGCGGCTGACCCGACTGGGCCGGCCACCGGTGATCTGA
- a CDS encoding ABC transporter permease has protein sequence MSDTTHDGAVALSDRPSPDDGLSSAELAGKYGLSVSGARPGLMEYVRQIWGRRHFILAFSSAKLSAQYSQAKLGQVWQVATPLLNAAVYYFIFGLLLNTRRGLPHDVFIPFLVTGVFVFTFTQSSVMAGVRAISGNLGLVRALHFPRASLPVSFALQQLQQLLYSMIVLIVVAVCFHSYPSLSWLLVIPILAMQFVFNTGLALIMARLGSKTPDLAQLMPFIMRTWMYTSGVMFSITVMLKGKPPWIAHVLQWNPATVYMDLVRFALIDGYGAENLPPHVWAAAAAWAVLLGLVGFVFFWKAEERYGRG, from the coding sequence GTGAGTGACACAACCCATGACGGAGCGGTCGCGCTGAGCGACCGCCCGTCTCCCGACGACGGTCTGTCCTCGGCCGAGCTGGCCGGGAAGTACGGCCTGTCGGTGAGCGGTGCCCGGCCTGGACTCATGGAGTACGTCCGCCAGATCTGGGGACGGCGCCACTTCATCCTGGCCTTCTCGTCCGCGAAACTGTCGGCCCAGTACAGCCAGGCCAAGCTGGGCCAGGTCTGGCAGGTGGCGACCCCGCTGCTCAACGCGGCGGTCTACTACTTCATCTTCGGCCTGCTCCTCAACACCAGGCGGGGGCTGCCGCACGACGTCTTCATCCCCTTCCTGGTGACCGGGGTCTTCGTCTTCACCTTCACGCAGAGCTCGGTGATGGCCGGTGTCCGGGCGATCTCGGGGAACCTCGGTCTGGTGCGGGCGCTGCACTTCCCGCGGGCCTCGCTGCCCGTCTCGTTCGCGCTCCAGCAGCTCCAGCAGCTGCTGTACTCGATGATCGTGCTGATCGTGGTCGCCGTCTGCTTCCACAGCTATCCGTCGCTGTCCTGGCTCCTGGTCATCCCCATCCTCGCGATGCAGTTCGTGTTCAACACGGGCCTGGCCCTGATCATGGCCAGGCTCGGCAGCAAGACGCCCGACCTCGCGCAGCTGATGCCGTTCATCATGCGTACCTGGATGTACACGTCGGGCGTGATGTTCTCCATCACGGTCATGCTCAAGGGCAAGCCGCCGTGGATCGCCCATGTGCTCCAGTGGAATCCGGCCACCGTCTACATGGACCTGGTCCGGTTCGCTCTGATCGACGGTTACGGCGCCGAGAACCTGCCTCCGCACGTCTGGGCGGCCGCAGCGGCCTGGGCGGTCCTGCTGGGCCTCGTGGGCTTCGTGTTTTTCTGGAAGGCTGAGGAGCGGTACGGCCGTGGCTGA
- a CDS encoding ABC transporter ATP-binding protein: protein MAEQTNQGYIPTVIADDVHIVYRVNAGGGGKGAATAALSRIVGKDKSAARGVRKVHAVRGVTFTAYRGEAIGLIGSNGSGKSTLLRAIAGLLPTESGKVYTDGQPSLLGVNAALMNDLTGERNVILGGLAMGMSREEIRERYQGIVDFSGINEKGDFITLPMRTYSSGMAARLRFSIAAAKNHDVLMIDEALATGDRKFQIRSEERIRELRKEAGTVFLVSHSNKSIRDTCDRVLWLEKGELLMDGPTEEVVKAYEKETGK from the coding sequence GTGGCTGAGCAAACCAATCAGGGGTACATCCCCACGGTCATCGCGGACGACGTGCACATCGTGTACCGCGTCAACGCCGGCGGCGGCGGCAAGGGCGCGGCCACCGCAGCGCTCAGCCGCATCGTGGGCAAAGACAAGAGCGCCGCGCGCGGTGTCCGCAAGGTGCACGCCGTACGCGGGGTGACCTTCACGGCCTACCGGGGCGAGGCCATCGGCCTCATCGGCTCCAACGGCTCCGGCAAGTCCACCCTGCTGCGGGCCATCGCCGGGCTGCTGCCGACGGAGAGCGGCAAGGTCTACACCGACGGCCAGCCGTCGTTGCTCGGTGTCAACGCCGCACTGATGAACGACCTGACCGGCGAGCGCAATGTGATCCTCGGCGGTCTGGCCATGGGCATGTCGCGCGAGGAGATCCGCGAGCGGTACCAGGGGATCGTCGACTTCTCCGGCATCAACGAGAAGGGCGACTTCATCACCCTGCCGATGCGGACGTACTCGTCGGGCATGGCGGCGAGGCTCCGGTTCTCCATCGCGGCGGCCAAGAACCACGACGTCCTCATGATCGACGAGGCGCTGGCCACCGGCGACCGCAAGTTCCAGATCCGTTCGGAAGAGCGCATCCGCGAGCTGCGGAAGGAGGCCGGCACGGTCTTCCTCGTCAGCCACAGCAACAAGTCGATCAGGGACACCTGCGACCGCGTCCTGTGGCTGGAGAAGGGCGAACTGCTGATGGACGGCCCGACCGAGGAGGTCGTCAAGGCGTACGAGAAGGAGACCGGCAAGTAG
- the hpnC gene encoding squalene synthase HpnC, translated as MTGVRDAGTDSHARTTLDKASGENFPVAPFFLPRAWRDDLMAVYGYARLVDDIGDGDLASPATEARLLGLDPARADDRLAMLDAFEADLQRVFAGPGEQPRHPILRTLRPTVRRCALTPEPFLGLIAANRQDQTVRRYETYEDLLAYCELSANPVGRLVLQITGTASPERIRRSDAVCTALQIAEHLQDVAEDLGRDRIYLPARDMKEFHVQEADLAVPSAGASVRALIAYEAERARGLLNEGAPLVGSVHGRLKLLLAGFVAGGSAALQAVSAAGFDVLPGPPKATKFGLLRETGAVLRGTRREG; from the coding sequence GTGACGGGCGTCCGGGACGCGGGCACCGACAGCCATGCGCGCACCACACTCGACAAGGCGTCCGGGGAGAACTTCCCGGTAGCCCCGTTCTTCCTGCCGCGCGCCTGGCGCGACGACCTGATGGCGGTCTACGGCTACGCCCGGCTCGTCGACGACATCGGCGACGGGGACCTCGCGTCCCCCGCGACCGAGGCCCGGCTCCTGGGGCTCGACCCCGCGCGCGCCGACGACCGCCTCGCGATGCTCGACGCGTTCGAGGCCGACCTGCAGCGCGTCTTCGCCGGACCGGGCGAGCAGCCGCGCCACCCCATCCTGCGCACGCTCCGGCCGACCGTCCGCCGCTGCGCCCTCACCCCTGAGCCGTTCCTCGGGCTGATCGCGGCCAACCGCCAGGACCAGACGGTCCGGCGCTACGAAACCTACGAGGACCTCCTCGCGTACTGCGAGCTCTCGGCCAACCCCGTCGGCCGTCTCGTCCTGCAGATCACGGGCACGGCGAGCCCCGAGCGCATCCGGCGCTCCGACGCCGTCTGCACGGCGCTGCAGATCGCCGAGCACCTCCAGGACGTCGCCGAGGACCTCGGCCGCGACCGCATCTACCTTCCCGCCCGGGACATGAAGGAGTTCCACGTCCAGGAGGCGGATCTGGCGGTCCCGAGCGCGGGCGCATCGGTGCGCGCGCTCATCGCCTACGAAGCCGAACGCGCCCGGGGCCTGCTGAATGAAGGCGCCCCGCTGGTGGGTAGCGTCCATGGCAGGCTCAAGCTGCTGCTCGCCGGGTTCGTGGCCGGTGGAAGCGCCGCCCTCCAGGCGGTCTCCGCCGCCGGATTCGACGTGCTTCCCGGACCGCCCAAAGCCACCAAGTTCGGCCTGTTGCGCGAAACGGGAGCCGTCCTGCGAGGAACGCGTAGAGAGGGGTGA
- the hpnD gene encoding presqualene diphosphate synthase HpnD, translated as MSRTVEGQTPVSGPVMAAYTYCEAVTGQQARNFAYGIRLLPADKRQAMSALYAFSRRVDDIGDGELAPDVKRERLESTRDLLGRIREGAVEEDETDPVAVALTDAARRFPIPLGGLDELIDGVLMDVRGETYETWDDLEVYCRCVAGAIGRLSLGVFGNAASTAAADRASQYADTLGLALQLTNILRDVREDAGNGRTYLPAEDLAKFGCSDGFHSATPPAGSDFAGLVHFEVRRARALFAEGYRLLPFLDRRSGACVAAMAGIYRRLLDRIERDPEAVLRGRVSLPGREKAYVAVRGLSGLDTRNITRQSARRRA; from the coding sequence GTGAGCCGGACCGTGGAGGGACAAACGCCGGTTTCGGGGCCCGTGATGGCCGCGTACACGTACTGCGAGGCCGTCACGGGACAGCAGGCGCGGAATTTCGCGTACGGCATCAGGCTGCTGCCCGCCGACAAGCGGCAGGCCATGTCCGCGCTGTACGCCTTCTCGCGACGTGTGGACGACATCGGCGACGGGGAACTGGCCCCCGACGTCAAGCGGGAGCGGCTGGAATCGACGCGCGACCTCCTCGGACGGATCCGCGAAGGAGCCGTGGAGGAGGACGAAACCGATCCGGTCGCGGTGGCCCTGACCGACGCGGCACGCCGGTTCCCGATCCCGCTCGGCGGGCTCGACGAACTCATCGACGGCGTACTGATGGACGTACGCGGCGAGACCTATGAGACCTGGGACGACCTGGAGGTCTACTGCCGTTGCGTCGCGGGTGCCATCGGCCGGCTCTCGCTCGGAGTCTTCGGCAACGCCGCGAGCACGGCGGCCGCCGACCGGGCGTCCCAGTACGCCGACACGCTCGGCCTCGCACTCCAGCTCACCAACATCCTCCGGGACGTCCGCGAGGACGCGGGCAACGGCCGCACCTATCTCCCCGCTGAAGACCTCGCCAAGTTCGGCTGCTCGGACGGCTTCCACAGTGCGACGCCGCCGGCGGGCTCCGACTTCGCCGGTCTTGTGCACTTCGAGGTCCGCCGCGCCCGCGCCCTGTTCGCCGAGGGCTACCGGCTGCTGCCCTTCCTCGACCGCCGCAGCGGGGCATGCGTCGCCGCGATGGCCGGTATCTACCGGCGCCTCCTGGACCGCATCGAGCGCGACCCCGAGGCGGTCCTGCGCGGCCGGGTCTCGCTGCCCGGCCGGGAGAAGGCGTACGTCGCGGTCCGCGGTCTCTCCGGTCTCGACACCCGGAACATCACACGTCAGAGCGCCCGGAGGCGCGCCTGA
- the hpnE gene encoding hydroxysqualene dehydroxylase HpnE, translating to MTADAARPTRAVVVGGGLAGTTAALELAGAGVRVTLLEGRPRLGGLAFSFQRGELTVDNGQHVYLRCCTAYRWFLDRIEGAALAPLQDRLDVPVLDIAPASGPRLGRLRRSGLPVPLHLARSLATYPHLSLAERASVGRAALALKGLDLADPALDDTDFASWLRAHGQSDRTIEALWDLVGVATLNATAPHASLGLAAMVFKTGLLSEAGAADIGWAQVPLGALHDTLARKALDAAGVRTELRARAAGVGRAADGSWRVETDGETLEADAVVLAVPQREAHALLPEGALDEPERLLEIGTSPILNVHVVYDRKVLRRPFFAALGTPVQWVFDRTDSSGLQGGGQYLALSQSVADDDIDQPVSVLRERYLPELERLLPAARGAGVRDFFVTRERTATFTPAPGVGRLRPGARTRIPGLCLAGAWTATGWPATMEGAVRSGLSAAGAVLTTLGRTHDHPLQEAA from the coding sequence ATGACAGCCGACGCGGCGCGGCCGACGCGCGCGGTCGTGGTCGGCGGGGGGCTGGCCGGTACCACCGCCGCACTCGAACTCGCCGGCGCGGGCGTACGCGTGACCCTGCTCGAAGGCCGGCCCCGGCTGGGGGGTCTCGCCTTCTCCTTCCAGCGCGGCGAACTGACCGTCGACAACGGCCAGCACGTGTACCTGCGCTGCTGCACCGCGTACCGCTGGTTCCTCGACCGGATCGAAGGGGCCGCCCTAGCGCCCCTCCAGGACCGGCTCGACGTGCCCGTGCTCGACATCGCGCCCGCGAGCGGCCCGCGTCTTGGCCGGCTGCGCCGCAGCGGACTGCCGGTGCCGCTGCACCTGGCCCGGAGCCTCGCGACGTACCCGCATCTCTCGCTCGCCGAGCGGGCGAGTGTCGGCCGCGCCGCGCTGGCGCTCAAGGGACTCGACCTCGCCGATCCCGCCCTGGACGACACCGACTTCGCGAGCTGGCTGCGCGCGCACGGGCAGTCCGACCGCACCATCGAGGCCCTCTGGGACCTGGTGGGCGTCGCGACGCTCAACGCGACCGCGCCGCACGCCTCGCTGGGTCTCGCCGCGATGGTGTTCAAGACCGGGCTGCTCTCCGAAGCGGGCGCGGCCGACATCGGCTGGGCCCAGGTGCCGCTCGGCGCCCTGCACGACACGCTCGCCCGCAAGGCCCTCGACGCGGCGGGGGTGCGCACCGAACTGCGCGCCAGGGCCGCCGGTGTCGGCCGGGCCGCGGACGGGAGCTGGCGGGTGGAGACCGACGGCGAGACGCTGGAGGCCGACGCCGTGGTGCTCGCCGTACCGCAGCGCGAGGCCCATGCGCTGCTCCCCGAAGGGGCGCTCGACGAGCCGGAGAGGCTGCTGGAGATCGGTACGTCACCGATCCTCAACGTCCATGTCGTGTACGACCGCAAGGTGCTCCGCCGGCCCTTCTTCGCCGCGCTCGGCACCCCGGTCCAGTGGGTCTTCGACCGTACGGACTCCTCGGGTCTCCAGGGCGGCGGGCAGTACCTGGCGCTGTCCCAGTCCGTCGCCGACGACGACATCGACCAGCCCGTCTCCGTTCTCAGAGAGCGCTATCTCCCGGAGCTGGAGCGCCTGTTGCCCGCGGCGCGCGGCGCCGGTGTACGGGACTTCTTCGTCACCCGTGAGCGCACCGCGACCTTCACTCCGGCCCCCGGTGTCGGACGGCTGCGTCCCGGCGCCCGTACCCGCATCCCCGGCCTCTGCCTGGCCGGGGCGTGGACCGCCACTGGCTGGCCCGCGACCATGGAGGGCGCGGTGCGCAGCGGTCTCAGCGCCGCCGGTGCCGTGCTCACCACGCTCGGCCGTACCCACGACCATCCGCTTCAGGAGGCGGCATGA
- a CDS encoding polyprenyl synthetase family protein: MSTVTGTRGEPVTPAADTVDIVALLERGRTLSSPVLRAAIDRLAPPMDTVAAYHFGWIDAEGRPADGDGGKAVRPALALLSAEAAGASAEAGIPGAVAVELVHNFSLLHDDLMDGDEQRRHRDTVWKVHGPAQAILVGDALFALANEILLELGTVEAGRATRRLTTATRKLIDGQAQDISYEHRERVTVEECLEMEGNKTGALLACAVSIGAVLGGADDRTADTLEAYGYHLGLAFQAVDDLLGIWGDPEATGKQTWSDLRQRKKSLPVVAALAAGGPASERLGELLAADAKSSDFDTFSEEEFAVRAALIEEAGGREWTSQEARRQHAIAIDALTGVEMPERVRAQLIALADFVVVRKR; the protein is encoded by the coding sequence ATGAGCACTGTTACTGGAACAAGAGGAGAGCCTGTGACCCCGGCCGCAGACACCGTCGATATTGTCGCGCTCCTGGAGCGCGGACGGACCCTGTCCTCACCGGTGCTGCGCGCTGCCATTGACCGGCTCGCACCGCCCATGGACACGGTCGCCGCCTATCACTTCGGCTGGATCGACGCCGAGGGGCGCCCCGCGGACGGGGACGGCGGCAAGGCCGTACGCCCCGCGCTCGCGCTGCTGTCGGCCGAGGCAGCCGGAGCCTCGGCCGAAGCCGGGATCCCCGGCGCCGTCGCGGTGGAACTCGTGCACAACTTCTCGCTGCTGCACGACGACCTGATGGACGGTGACGAACAGCGCCGCCACCGGGACACCGTCTGGAAGGTGCACGGCCCCGCGCAGGCGATCCTCGTCGGCGACGCGCTCTTCGCGCTCGCGAACGAGATCCTGCTGGAGCTCGGCACCGTGGAGGCCGGCCGCGCCACGCGCCGTCTGACCACCGCCACCAGGAAACTGATCGACGGTCAGGCCCAGGACATCTCCTACGAGCACCGCGAACGGGTCACCGTCGAGGAGTGCCTGGAGATGGAGGGCAACAAGACGGGCGCCCTGCTGGCCTGCGCCGTCTCCATCGGTGCGGTGCTCGGCGGCGCCGACGACCGCACGGCCGACACGCTGGAGGCGTACGGCTACCACCTCGGCCTGGCGTTCCAGGCCGTCGATGACCTGCTCGGCATCTGGGGCGACCCGGAGGCCACCGGAAAACAGACCTGGAGCGATCTGCGCCAGCGCAAGAAGTCCCTGCCCGTCGTCGCGGCTCTCGCGGCCGGCGGACCGGCGTCGGAACGGCTGGGCGAACTGCTCGCAGCCGACGCCAAGAGCAGTGACTTCGACACGTTCTCCGAGGAGGAGTTCGCCGTACGGGCGGCTCTGATCGAGGAGGCGGGCGGCCGGGAGTGGACCTCGCAGGAGGCCCGCAGGCAGCACGCGATCGCGATCGACGCGCTCACCGGGGTCGAGATGCCGGAAAGGGTGCGGGCGCAGCTCATCGCGCTCGCCGACTTCGTCGTAGTACGGAAGAGATGA
- the shc gene encoding squalene--hopene cyclase: MTATTDGSPGAMEPRAASATGTAETTTATAPTETTETILAGHPVHDAAERAAERSVTYLLEAQDAQGWWKGDLETNVTMDAEDLLLRQFLGIQDERTTKAAGQFIRGEQRADGTWATFFEGPGELSTTIEAYVALRLAGDAPDAPHMALASAFIRANGGVAASRVFTRIWLALFGWWKWDDLPELPPEMIFLPKWFPLNIYDFGCWARQTIVPLTVVSAKRPVRPAPFALDELHTDPADPNPAKRPAPLVSWDGAFQHLDKALHIYHKVAPRRLRKVAMNAAARWIIERQENDGCWGGIQPPAVYSVIALHLLGYDIDHPVMRAGLESLDRFAIWREDGARMIEACQSPVWDTCLATIALADAGLSPDHPALVRAAEWMLAEEIDRPGDWAVRRPGLAPGGWAFEFHNDNYPDIDDTAEVALALRRVRVPDRARLEGAIARGVRWNLGMQCKDGGWGAFDADNTSPFPNRLPFCDFGEVIDPPSADVTGHVVEMLAVEGKTHDPRTRRGIEWLLAEQEATGAWFGRWGVNYIYGTGSVVPALTAAGLPVSHPAIRRAVSWLESVQNEDGGWGEDLRSYKEEEWIGHGASTPSQTAWALLALLAAGERENKAVERGVSWLAETQRQDGSWDEPYFTGTGFPWDFSINYNLYRQVFPLTALGRYVNGEPFAGTRQGS; encoded by the coding sequence ATGACAGCGACGACCGACGGAAGCCCCGGAGCCATGGAGCCCCGCGCAGCCTCGGCAACGGGAACAGCTGAGACAACTACAGCAACTGCACCTACTGAAACCACCGAAACGATTCTTGCCGGTCACCCGGTGCATGACGCCGCCGAGCGGGCCGCAGAGCGCTCGGTCACATACCTGCTGGAAGCCCAGGACGCCCAGGGCTGGTGGAAGGGCGACCTGGAAACAAACGTGACCATGGACGCCGAAGACCTGCTGCTGCGGCAGTTCCTCGGAATCCAGGACGAGCGCACCACGAAGGCCGCCGGACAGTTCATCCGGGGCGAGCAGCGCGCGGACGGCACCTGGGCCACCTTCTTCGAGGGCCCCGGCGAACTCTCCACCACCATCGAGGCGTACGTGGCGCTGCGGCTCGCCGGGGACGCCCCCGACGCCCCGCACATGGCGCTGGCGTCCGCCTTCATCCGCGCCAACGGAGGCGTGGCCGCGAGCAGGGTGTTCACCAGGATCTGGCTCGCCCTCTTCGGTTGGTGGAAATGGGATGACCTCCCCGAGCTACCACCTGAGATGATTTTCCTGCCCAAGTGGTTCCCGCTCAACATCTACGATTTCGGCTGCTGGGCCCGGCAGACGATCGTGCCGCTCACCGTCGTCTCGGCGAAGCGCCCGGTCCGCCCGGCCCCCTTCGCACTCGACGAGCTGCACACCGACCCGGCCGACCCGAATCCGGCCAAGCGGCCTGCCCCGCTGGTCAGTTGGGACGGGGCGTTCCAGCACCTCGACAAGGCGCTGCACATCTACCACAAGGTCGCCCCTCGAAGACTCCGCAAGGTGGCCATGAACGCGGCGGCCCGGTGGATCATCGAGCGGCAGGAGAACGACGGCTGCTGGGGCGGCATCCAGCCGCCCGCCGTGTACTCGGTCATCGCACTCCATCTGCTCGGTTACGACATCGACCACCCCGTGATGCGGGCGGGCCTGGAGTCGCTGGACCGGTTCGCCATCTGGCGCGAGGACGGCGCCCGCATGATCGAGGCCTGCCAGTCCCCGGTGTGGGACACCTGTCTGGCCACGATCGCGCTGGCCGACGCGGGCCTGAGCCCCGACCACCCGGCCCTCGTCAGGGCCGCCGAGTGGATGCTCGCCGAGGAGATCGACCGGCCGGGCGACTGGGCGGTCCGCCGCCCCGGACTCGCCCCCGGTGGCTGGGCGTTCGAGTTCCACAACGACAACTACCCCGACATCGACGACACCGCCGAGGTCGCCCTCGCGCTGCGCCGGGTCCGGGTGCCGGACCGGGCGCGGCTGGAAGGGGCCATCGCGCGCGGTGTGCGCTGGAACCTCGGTATGCAGTGCAAGGACGGTGGCTGGGGCGCCTTCGACGCCGACAACACCAGCCCGTTCCCCAACCGGCTGCCGTTCTGCGACTTCGGCGAGGTCATCGACCCGCCGTCGGCCGATGTCACCGGCCATGTCGTGGAGATGCTCGCCGTCGAGGGCAAGACGCACGACCCGCGCACCCGGCGCGGCATCGAGTGGCTGCTCGCCGAACAGGAGGCGACCGGCGCCTGGTTCGGGCGCTGGGGCGTCAACTACATCTACGGCACCGGGTCGGTGGTCCCGGCCCTCACCGCGGCCGGGCTGCCCGTCTCCCATCCGGCGATCCGCCGTGCGGTCTCCTGGCTGGAGTCCGTACAGAACGAGGACGGCGGCTGGGGCGAGGACCTGCGCTCGTACAAGGAGGAGGAGTGGATCGGGCACGGCGCTTCGACGCCCTCCCAGACCGCCTGGGCGCTGCTGGCGCTGCTCGCGGCGGGGGAGCGGGAGAACAAGGCCGTGGAGCGGGGTGTCTCCTGGCTCGCCGAGACGCAGCGCCAGGACGGCTCATGGGACGAGCCGTACTTCACCGGCACCGGCTTCCCCTGGGACTTCTCGATCAACTACAACCTGTACCGGCAGGTCTTCCCGCTGACCGCGCTGGGACGGTACGTCAACGGTGAGCCCTTCGCCGGAACCCGGCAGGGGAGCTGA
- a CDS encoding phosphorylase family protein, which yields MTEAPGSAPLLIACALGIERFALRTGGRRGGAPGPVTVLRTGMGPEAAAYAVTRTLGELPSRESAVIASGFCAGLAPGMHPGDVIVADETRDSRGATACVGTEVLAKALAAALPGRTVHTGPLTGSDHVVRGHERAELRATGAIAVDMESAATLWSAVRTGPRPVAAVRVVVDAPEHELVRIGTVRGGISAFRVLRAVLPAFYEWHRSLLLPRR from the coding sequence ATGACCGAGGCTCCGGGCAGCGCCCCGCTGCTGATCGCCTGTGCGCTGGGCATCGAGCGGTTCGCCCTGCGCACGGGCGGCCGCCGCGGCGGCGCACCGGGCCCGGTGACCGTACTCCGTACGGGCATGGGGCCCGAGGCGGCCGCGTACGCCGTCACCCGCACACTCGGTGAGCTCCCCTCGCGGGAGTCCGCCGTGATCGCTTCCGGCTTCTGCGCCGGTCTCGCACCCGGAATGCATCCGGGTGATGTGATCGTCGCCGATGAGACCAGGGACAGCAGGGGCGCCACCGCCTGCGTGGGCACCGAGGTGCTCGCAAAAGCACTCGCCGCCGCCCTGCCCGGGCGTACTGTGCACACCGGTCCGCTGACCGGGTCAGACCATGTTGTACGCGGCCACGAAAGGGCCGAGCTGCGTGCCACAGGGGCGATCGCCGTGGACATGGAATCCGCGGCGACGCTCTGGAGTGCTGTACGGACCGGGCCCCGCCCGGTTGCGGCCGTACGAGTGGTCGTGGACGCTCCAGAACATGAACTCGTCCGTATTGGGACGGTACGCGGTGGAATATCGGCCTTCCGCGTACTCCGTGCCGTCCTTCCAGCTTTCTATGAATGGCACCGTTCTTTGCTGCTCCCCAGGAGGTGA
- the hpnH gene encoding adenosyl-hopene transferase HpnH — protein MAMPLRQTIRVGTYLFEQKLRKREKFPLIVELEPLFACNLACEGCGKIQHPAGVLKQRMPVAQAVGAVLESGAPMVSIAGGEPLMHPQIHEIVRQLVAKKKYVFLCTNAMLMRKKMDKFTPSPYFAFTVHIDGLRERHDESVAKEGVFDEAVEAIKEAKRRGFRVTTNSTFFNTDTPQNIIEVLNYLNDDLEVDEMMISPAYAYEKAPDQEHFLGVEQTRELFKKSFAGGNRGRWRLNHSPLFLDFLEGKVDFPCTAWAIPNYSLFGWQRPCYLMNDGYVPTYKELVEKTDWDKYGRGKDDRCANCMAHCGYEPTAVLATMSSLKETIRAARETVSGNRG, from the coding sequence ATGGCCATGCCGCTCCGTCAGACCATCAGGGTCGGGACGTATCTCTTCGAACAGAAGCTCCGCAAGCGTGAGAAGTTCCCGTTGATCGTCGAGCTGGAGCCGCTCTTCGCGTGCAACCTCGCATGTGAGGGCTGCGGGAAGATCCAGCATCCGGCGGGAGTGCTCAAGCAGCGCATGCCGGTGGCGCAGGCAGTGGGGGCCGTCCTTGAATCGGGTGCTCCGATGGTTTCCATCGCGGGTGGTGAGCCCCTCATGCACCCGCAGATCCATGAAATCGTGCGCCAGCTGGTGGCAAAGAAGAAATATGTCTTCCTTTGCACCAACGCGATGCTGATGCGCAAGAAGATGGACAAGTTCACGCCTTCGCCCTACTTCGCGTTCACCGTGCACATCGACGGGCTGCGCGAGCGGCACGACGAGTCGGTGGCGAAGGAGGGAGTGTTCGACGAAGCCGTGGAGGCGATCAAGGAGGCCAAGAGGCGCGGTTTCCGCGTCACGACCAACTCCACCTTCTTCAACACGGACACCCCGCAGAACATCATCGAGGTGCTCAACTACCTCAATGACGATCTGGAGGTGGACGAGATGATGATCTCGCCCGCCTATGCCTACGAGAAGGCCCCGGACCAGGAGCACTTCCTGGGGGTCGAGCAGACCCGGGAACTCTTCAAGAAGTCCTTCGCCGGCGGGAACAGGGGCCGCTGGCGCCTGAACCACTCGCCGCTCTTCCTGGACTTCCTGGAAGGCAAGGTGGACTTCCCCTGCACCGCGTGGGCCATTCCCAACTACTCGCTCTTCGGCTGGCAGCGCCCCTGCTATCTGATGAACGACGGGTATGTCCCCACGTACAAGGAGCTGGTCGAGAAGACCGACTGGGACAAGTACGGCCGGGGCAAGGACGACCGCTGTGCCAACTGCATGGCGCACTGCGGTTACGAGCCGACTGCCGTACTCGCCACGATGAGCTCCCTCAAGGAGACCATCCGGGCCGCCCGCGAGACGGTTTCAGGAAACCGCGGGTGA